TGCACTTCAGCAAgtagaaaaaaattcaactccctCCATGCGATCCTGCATAGACTGATGGCAGACAGTTTCTTCCGAATGCTCGCGTAAAGATTTACAGAATTGTGCTAAACGGTCCCACTCATCCCTCCGACCCATACGATTCTGTACGGTTTTGATGAACTACACGAACAGCAATCGGGCCATAATTGAAAAGCATAGTCCGGAAACCTGGAATCAAAACCGCACGCATACCACCCATCAACAAAGCAGCCATTGGATGAACAGAACCGCgctgaaaagaaaactgcaGTAGACTGAGGTTTTTACCGTCTGTCAGTTGGAAAGTGAATGAAAGGCTTTGTGGTGTTTTTAGGCGGTGAGGAAGGAAAATCGATAACTACTTGCCGAAAAATCAGCTCTTCCGTTGGATGTAGTACTTCAGGTACTGAAACGTCGTTAAGCAAGCTGCTAGTGAAGCGAACGTTGCCAGTTCCGCTGTACTCCTTTTTAATCTTCCAGCTAATCGCAACAAACCGGGGTGAGtaaatgtgtgtatgcgtttaGAGATGATAGAACCGCTAGTTGCAACGGATGTCTGACTTCGAATTGCGAAGTAACTGCCTCATTCAACCGTACCCTACGCAGTACACAAAAGGACAAGCAATTAAACTCACATGCTAGAAACATTCGCACACAGAGCGTGTAATGGTTGTCCGCGTGCGTATTTTGTTCGAATGTACCAACTGAATTTtatctgtgttttgtttggatgaGATAGCTTGTGCGGTTTGGCTTCATTGGCATTCAATAAGGTTTCGATTATCGGTTTGAACAACTCTACGATCGGTGGTATCGAAAATGTACTGAACTTCTGGTTGTCAATTGCACGGTAGTTTGGAATCgtgatttattttgctttattccTTCAATCGTTCTAATGCAGACCCTGATTCTGCATTCTGTTACTGTTCCAATAATTTCAATAagtgataaaaaagaacatatGCAAACTATTATTTGTACTATTATTTTACGGCAGAATGTTTCAAAACACGTTTGCTAGGGCAGTCTATACCGAGTACAGTTGGCACAGAACTGGATCACCTGGAAGGCAAGCCTTTAACGGGTCGTAGTAAATGTATTCCTCCAGGCAAGTTCTCACTCCGGGTTCTCCCTGGAAGCAGTATACATAGCTCGTACAGTCATTCTCTATCGGTAAGTATCCGGTGAAACCCTCAACGCAACCATGGTTGAATTCTCCTGGATCTCCACCGGTTGCGGGAGGAGTCAACTCGATTGACGTTGTTGCCGCTTCCGTTGTCTGGGGAAGTTGGGTGGTTGTAGTTGTCTCATACGTAGGCTGAGGAGGCTTGGAAGTTGTTGTTGGCGCTTCCGTAGTCTGGGGAAGTTGGGTGGTTGTAGTTGTCTCATACGTAGGCTGAGGAGGCTTGGAAGTTGTTGTTGCCGCTTCCGTTGTCTGGGGAAGTTGGGTGGTTGTAGTTGTCTCATACGTAGGCGGAGGAGGCTTGGAAGTTGTTGTTGGCGCTTCCGTAGTTTGAGGAGGTTGGGTGGTTGTAGGCTGGTCTTCCGGAGCATCAGCACATCCTCCATTCTTCTGCTTGACACACAGATGCAGCGTAGACGAGTAGGCATAACCCTTCTTGCAGTTCTCCTCCTTGGCCTTGCTCTTGAAGCACGAGATGTATTTCGTACAGGACTCGGGATGAGCCACACTTCCGAGCAGCGTCTTCGCACACAGATAGTCGTACTGGTTGGAGGACTCCGAGGATTCTTCTCCAGATCCGGTCTCCTCGCTTCCTGGACGAGTGGGCTCCGGCTCTACGGGAGTGGCCTCGGTAGGTGGCTGCTCTTCCGGAGCATCAGCACATCCTCCATTCTTCTGCTTGACACACAGATGCAGCGTAGACGAGTAGGCGTAACCCTTCTTGCAGTTCTCCTCCTTGGCCTTGCTCTTGTAGCACGAGATGTATTTCGTACAGGACTCGGGATGAGCCACACTTCTGAGCAGCGTCTTCGCACACAGATAGTCGTACTGGTTGGAGGACTCCGAGGATTCGTCTCCAGATCCGGTCTCCTCGCTTCCTGGTCGAGTGGGCTCCGGCTCTACGGGAGTGGCCTCGGTAGGTGGCTGCTCTTCCGGAGCATCAGCACATCCTCCATTCTTCTGCTTGACACACAGATGCAGCTTAGACGAGTAGGCGTAACCCTTCTTGCAGTTCTCCTCCTTGGCCTTGCTCTTGTAGCACGAGATGTATTTCGTACAGGACTCGGGATGAGCCACACTTCCGAGCAGCGTCTTCGCACACAGATAGTCGTACTGGTTGGAGGACTCCGAGGATTCGTCTCCAGATCCGGTCTCCTCGCTTCCTGGACGAGTGGGCTCCGGCTCTACGGGAGTGGCCTCGGTAGGTGGCTGCTCTTCCGGAGCATCAGCACATCCTCCATTCTTCTGCTTGACACACAGATGCAGCGTAGACGAGTAGGCGTAACCCTTCTTGCAGTTCTCCTCCTTGGCCTTGCTCTTGTAGCACGAGATGTATTTCGTACAGGACTCGGGATGAGCCACACTTCCGAGCAGCGTCTTCGCACACAGATAGTCGTACTGGTTGGAGGACTCCGAGGATTCGTCTCCAGATCCGGTCTCCTCGCTTCCTGGACGAGTGGGCTCCGGCTCTACGGGAGTGGCCTCGGTAGGTGGCTGCTCTTCCGGAGCATCAGCACATCCTCCATTCTTCTGCTTGACACACAGATGCAGCGTAGACGAGTAGGCGTAACCCTTCTTGCAGTTCTCCTCCTTGGCCTTGCTCTTGTAGCACGAGATGTATTTCGTACAGGACTCGGGATGAGCCACACTTCCGAGCAGCGTCTTCGCACACAGATAGTCGTACTGGTTGGCGGACTCCGAGGATTCGTCTCCAGATCCGGTCTCCTCGCTTCCTGGACGAGTAGGCTCCGGCTCTACGGGAGAGGCCTCGGTAGGTGGCTGCTCTTCCGGAGCATCAGCACATCCTCCATTCTTCTGCTTGACACACAGATGCAGCGTAGACGAGTAGGCGTAACCCTTCTTGCAGTTCTCCTCCTTGGCCTTGCTCTTGTAGCACGAGATGTATTTCGTACAGGACTCGGGATGTGCCACACTTCCGAGCAGCGTCTTCGCACACAGATAGTCGTACTGGTTGGCGGACTCCGAGGATTCTTCTCCAGATCCGGTCTCCTCGCTTCCTGGACGAGTGGGCTCCGGCTCTACGGGAGAGGCCTCGGTAGGTGGTTGCTCTTCCGGAGCATCAGCACATCCTCCATTCTTCTGCTTGACACACAGATGCAGCGTAGACGAGTAGGCGTAACCCTTCTTGCAGTTTGCCTCCTTGGCTTTGCTCTTGTAGCACGAGATGTATTTCGTACAAGACTCGGGATGAGCCACACTTCCGAGCAGCGTCTTCGCACACAGATAGTCGTACTGGTTGGAGGACTCCGAGGATTCGTCTCCAGATCCGGTCTCCTCGCTTCCTGGACGAGTGGGCTCCGGCTCTACGGGAGTGGCCTCGGTAGGTGGCTGCTCTTCCGGAGCATCAGCACATCCTCCATTCTTCTGCTTGACACACAGATGCAGCGTAGACGAGTAGGCGTAACCCTTCTTGCAGTTCTCCTCCTTGGCCTTGCTCTTGTAGCACGAGATGTATTTCGTACAAGACTCGGGATGAGCCACACTTCCGAGCAGCGTCTTCGCACACAGATAGTCGTACTGGTTGGAGGACTCCGAGGATTCGTCTCCAGATCCGGTCTCCTCGCTTCCTGGACGAGTGGGCTCCGGCTCTACGGGAGTGGCCTCGGTAGGTGGCTGCTCTTCCGGAGCATCAGCACATCCTCCATTCTTCTGCTTGACACACAGATGCAGCGTAGACGAGTAGGCGTAACCCTTCTTGCAGTTCTCCTCCTTGGCCTTGTTCTTGTAGCACGAGATGTATTTCGTACAGGACTCGGGATGTGCCACACTTCCGAGCAGCGTCTTCACACACAGATAGTCGTACTGGTTGGCGGACTCCGAGGATTCTTCTCCAGTTCCGGTCTCCTCGCTTCCTGGACGAGTGGGCTCCGGCTCTACGGGAGAGGCCTCGGTAGGTGGTTGCTCTTCCGGAGCATCAGCACATCCTCCATTCTTCTGCTTGACACACAGATGCAGCGTAGACGAGTAGGCGTAACCCTTCTTGCAGTTCTCCTCCTTGGCCTTGCTCTTGTAGCACGAGATGTATTTCGTACAGGACTCGGGATGAGCCACACTTCCGAGCAGCGTCTTCGCACACAGATAGTCGTACTGGTTGGCGGACTCCGAGGATTCTTCTCCAGATCCGGTCTCCTCGCTTCCTGGTCGAGTGGGCTCCGGCTCTACGGGAGTGGCCTCGGTAGGTGGCTGCTCTTCCGGAGCATCAGCACATCCTCCATTCTTCTGCTTGACACACAGATGCAGCGTAGACGAGTAGGCGTAACCCTTCTTGCAGTTTGTCTCCTTGGCTTTGCTCTTGTAGCACGAGATGTATTTCGTACAAGACTCGGGATGAGCCACACTTCCGAGCAGCGTCTTCGCACACAGATAGTCGTACTGGCCGAAGTTCTCTGCAGATTCGTCACTTGATCCAGATGCTTCACTTGATCCTGATTCTTCACTTCCACTTTCATTTGACTGTGGTGAAGTGCTTGGTAGGCTTTCGGTTGTTGATGGTACATCAGGCTGAATGGTACAAGTTACCTTATTTCCAGGAACACAAGTTATAACATCAGCCACGAAAATGAATCCATCTGCACATTGTTCAACAGTTGCCTTCTCCTTATTACAAACAAGATAACGGTCGCATGCATTCGGATGTATGCGCACACCATACAATACCTTCTGGCACAGGTAGTCATACTGGTCATCGTTTTCTTGTGGCTCAGGTTCGGGTACTGGTTCAGGTTGTGGTTCCGGTTCTGGGTTCGATTCAACAGCACATGTAGCTTGTGCTGCTTTCAAACACTTGCCGGTGACGGTGTCGTAGTACTTCTTGTTGTTGCATTCTTTAACCTCCAACAAACCTTTCTTGCACACCAAATACTTGTGACAATCAGTCGCAATGCCGAAGGTTATTCCTTCATCATTTTTGGAACAGCTTCCTGCATTTGATGGTTTCGCAGTCGCTCCACCGATGATTGCTAACAATGCCACTCCTAATGTTACAACAAGTCTCATCTTGTTCGTTTGTCTTGTACTGTCGTTTGATTGTAAGACCAATCGCTTTTATACCAGACCTACCTACATCCTTATCAAACAGTATGTAGTTTATGGGTCTCTGCGATTGACCACTTAGCGATGCAGCTGATCATGACTACGATGAAACAGGGACGTTATCATTCAAATGGTCTTATTTTTTCACTTGGTCAGTGGCGGTCACATAAACGCTTGCGCTTTACACGGTGGCGACATATAACACGCAGTCATTTTATGTCAATTGTCCATATGAATTGGAGGTCCCATAAATGAAGACGGGTAGCAAAATGGACGAGTAGTAGCTTATGTGCAGAAGTAGATCCGGGGAAGAATCATAAATAGGTACGATTGAATTGTGGCGGTGTTATTAGAAGTAAGCTGTTTCATGCCAGTGAAGGTTACGTAGAAGCTAATTTTAGCAGCATTACTCGACCAATAACACATTCATTCAAGTGTCTCAGTAGCCAAATTGACGATAAGCGTAGATTGAGGAAATGACTGTTCGAAATGGTATGTTTCCGTGAATTACATGTTGGATGGCACAATGTTTTTCTCAAACAGACATGAACATAACAACGAAATGACAGATAGGTAGCTCGGTGAATGAGATTCTGAATCAGTCTTTAATGGCTATCCCTTTTAAGTTTTATgatggtttaaaaataacttcTACACTCCTTTTTATCTACCTCTCGATGATCACTCTTAAAGCACCTTGATTGTGAGCTGTATGACGGTCGAAAATAAATTCAGAACGAGTCTTTATCGGGCACGCCTATGACCATAAGAGtgactttgcttttttttctagaagAATTGGTTgattatttgggaaaaaattaaagatgGAATGAGTTTGAAGATATGAAATTCACATTGCATTTTTACCTGATAATCATACCATGATTAAAACACCTTCTTCTTCTCCATCGACACACCAACCTCAGGAGGTCTAGACCTGCCATGGCTTTCTTAGACATTGTTTACTCCCCgcgggatagtcagtcctgcgtacggcggtttggtccggatgggattttgagctggtgtgaagaccggcgccgctaccgaAGTCGATATTGTTaagcgtttgtttatttgtacgTATTACtttattgttaaataaaacgtTTTCCTTACCATAGTGTTTTCAACTACTGATAAATTCAACCTTAATACTCTCGATCCCTTTATAGTTCAAACTAATTAGTTTCACCTGAGCCACCATCACGTCCACGGTAATCCTGTCCCGGGCACGAAACTTTTCAGACGTTTACTACCACCTTAGATTCTA
This region of Anopheles marshallii chromosome 2, idAnoMarsDA_429_01, whole genome shotgun sequence genomic DNA includes:
- the LOC128708133 gene encoding uncharacterized protein LOC128708133, which codes for MRLVVTLGVALLAIIGGATAKPSNAGSCSKNDEGITFGIATDCHKYLVCKKGLLEVKECNNKKYYDTVTGKCLKAAQATCAVESNPEPEPQPEPVPEPEPQENDDQYDYLCQKVLYGVRIHPNACDRYLVCNKEKATVEQCADGFIFVADVITCVPGNKVTCTIQPDVPSTTESLPSTSPQSNESGSEESGSSEASGSSDESAENFGQYDYLCAKTLLGSVAHPESCTKYISCYKSKAKETNCKKGYAYSSTLHLCVKQKNGGCADAPEEQPPTEATPVEPEPTRPGSEETGSGEESSESANQYDYLCAKTLLGSVAHPESCTKYISCYKSKAKEENCKKGYAYSSTLHLCVKQKNGGCADAPEEQPPTEASPVEPEPTRPGSEETGTGEESSESANQYDYLCVKTLLGSVAHPESCTKYISCYKNKAKEENCKKGYAYSSTLHLCVKQKNGGCADAPEEQPPTEATPVEPEPTRPGSEETGSGDESSESSNQYDYLCAKTLLGSVAHPESCTKYISCYKSKAKEENCKKGYAYSSTLHLCVKQKNGGCADAPEEQPPTEATPVEPEPTRPGSEETGSGDESSESSNQYDYLCAKTLLGSVAHPESCTKYISCYKSKAKEANCKKGYAYSSTLHLCVKQKNGGCADAPEEQPPTEASPVEPEPTRPGSEETGSGEESSESANQYDYLCAKTLLGSVAHPESCTKYISCYKSKAKEENCKKGYAYSSTLHLCVKQKNGGCADAPEEQPPTEASPVEPEPTRPGSEETGSGDESSESANQYDYLCAKTLLGSVAHPESCTKYISCYKSKAKEENCKKGYAYSSTLHLCVKQKNGGCADKNGGYETTTTTQLPQTTEAATTTSKPPQPTYETTTTTQLPQTTEAPTTTSKPPQPTYETTTTTQLPQTTEAATTSIELTPPATGGDPGEFNHGCVEGFTGYLPIENDCTSYVYCFQGEPGVRTCLEEYIYYDPLKACLPGDPVLCQLYSV